A window of Odocoileus virginianus isolate 20LAN1187 ecotype Illinois chromosome 22, Ovbor_1.2, whole genome shotgun sequence contains these coding sequences:
- the MC2R gene encoding adrenocorticotropic hormone receptor: protein MKHILNLYENINSTARNNSDCPAVILPEEIFFTVSIVGVLENLMVLLAVAKNKSLQSPMYFFICSLAISDMLGSLYKILENVLIMFRNMGYLEPRGSFESTADDVVDSLFILSLLGSICSLSVIAADRYITIFHALQYHRIVTRHRALIVLTVLWAGCTGSGITIVTFSHHVPTVIAFTALFPLMLAFILCLYVHMFLLARSHARRTSSPPRANMRGAVTLTVLLGVFIFCWAPFVLHVLLMTFCPADPYCACYMSLFQVNGVLIMCNSIIDPFIYAFRSPELRVAFKKMVICNWYQ from the coding sequence ATGAAACACATTCTCAATCTGTATGAAAACATCAACAGTACAGCAAGAAATAACTCAGACTGTCCTGCTGTGATTCTGCCAGAAGAGATATTTTTCACAGTATCCATTGTCGGAGTTTTGGAGAACCTGATGGTCCTTCTGGCTGTGGCCAAGAATAAGAGTCTTCAGTCACCCATGTACTTTTTCATCTGCAGCTTGGCTATTTCTGATATGCTGGGCAGCCTGTACAAGATTCTGGAAAATGTTCTGATCATGTTCAGAAACATGGGTTACCTCGAGCCTCGAGGCAGTTTTGAAAGCACAGCAGATGATGTGGTGGACTCCCTGTTCATCCTCTCCCTCCTCGGCTCCATCTGCAGCCTGTCTGTGATCGCCGCTGACCGTTACATCACGATCTTCCACGCTCTGCAGTACCACCGCATTGTGACCCGGCATCGCGCCCTCATCGTCCTGACGGTCCTCTGGGCAGGCTGCACGGGCAGTGGCATCACCATCGTGACCTTCTCCCATCACGTCCCCACGGTGATTGCCTTCACAGCACTGTTCCCGCTGATGCTGGCCTTCATCCTGTGCCTCTACGTGCACATGTTCCTGCTGGCCCGCTCCCACGCCAGGAggacctcctcccctcccagagcCAACATGAGAGGGGCCGTCACACTGACTGTCCTGCTCGGAGTCTTCATTTTCTGTTGGGCACCCTTTGTCCTTCATGTCCTCTTGATGACATTCTGCCCGGCTGACCCCTACTGTGCCTGCTATATGTCCCTCTTCCAGGTGAATGGTGTGTTGATCATGTGTAACTCCATCATCGACCCCTTCATATACGCCTTTCGGAGCCCAGAGCTCAGGGTCGCATTCAAAAAGATGGTTATCTGCAACTGGTACCAGTAG